One region of Armigeres subalbatus isolate Guangzhou_Male chromosome 3, GZ_Asu_2, whole genome shotgun sequence genomic DNA includes:
- the LOC134222719 gene encoding uncharacterized protein LOC134222719: MDSTEAISRYNCKKRLCHGIDPYAVSTSQTGIPLNVTFPKIYQFLVMDPNPFTGNPKDCSKAMDAILYFKNGWVKNLAGGKVKEIYVVHGKVHHSFALNEKPLEPWILIQEDGTILAAHCNCAIGLLEACSHVGATLFALDGVRTAVLEKKLSVTDLPAYWKKPPASITNDLYKPISAIDLGRKVIRKYLRNKDSGIHSKEERSRDLLNNFKIDGLNVAAMSVFCGDPQIGFECLSCDTDKRLTQAFELFNLRKLLDATLSGISLSDLRILAVSKFEQLPRDSETIELVEQYTRLQNKTQKPKLMLNNDFSRNMMNNDRRVD; the protein is encoded by the exons ATG GATTCCACAGAAGCAATTTCCCGTTATAATTGCAAGAAAAGATTGTGCCACGGAATCGATCCATACGCCGTGAGCACATCACAAACAGGCATTCCTCTGAATGTGACGTTCCCAAAAATTTACCAATTTCTGGTGATGGATCCGAATCCCTTTACAGGGAACCCGAAGGACTGTTCCAAGGCGATGGACGCcatattatattttaaaaacggATGGGTTAAAAACCTTGCTGGAGGGAAGGTGAAAGAGATTTACGTTGTTCACGGCAAAGTACATCACTCATTCGCGTTGAATGAAAAACCTCTTGAACCGTGGATTTTAATTCAAGAAGACGGCACGATTCTGGCAGCCCATTGCAACTGTGCCATTGGATTACTTGAGGCATGTAGCCATGTAGGAGCCACTTTATTTGCTCTGGATGGTGTCCGGACAGCCGTGCTTGAGAAGAAG CTGTCGGTCACCGATCTCCCAGCATATTGGAAAAAACCACCAGCTTCAATTACGAATGATCTTTACAAGCCGATCAGTGCTATCGATTTGGGTAGAAAAGTGATTCGGAAATACTTACGGAACAAGGAttctggaattcattcaaaagaaGAGCGGAGTCGAGATTTAttgaacaattttaaaattgatgGATTAAACGTTGCAGCTATGTCTGTGTTCTGTGGAGATCCTCAAATAGGATTTGAGTGTTTGTCTTGCGATACAGACAAACGCCTTACACAGGCTTTCGAATTGTTCAATTTGCGAAAGTTACTCGATGCTACATTGAGTGGAATATCGTTGAGCGATCTGAGAATTCTTGCTGTAAGTAAATTCGAACAACTGCCGCGCGATTCAGAAACCATCGAACTAGTTGAACAGTACACACGCCTGCAAAATAAAA